Proteins encoded by one window of Chloroflexota bacterium:
- a CDS encoding enoyl-CoA hydratase-related protein, which produces MSYKAVVYDKRDYVSYITLNRPEAANAIDIPMAVELEEVCQRITRDQDTRAVIISGAGGKDFCSGEDLGQFSGDILGDPPSLSALKEFTLRYNVAAVVAAIHCPVVAAVNGDAFGAGLALSLACDLRIASEEASFAVPDLSRGYLAASGITQWLPRIVGRGKTMEIILTAQPIDAHEAYRIGLVHRLVPSHEVLPEAEKLAREIASRAPIAMRYAKEAVNKGMDLTLEQGLRLECDLYMILQTTQDRIEGIKAFREKKQPRFKGE; this is translated from the coding sequence ATGAGCTACAAGGCGGTTGTGTATGATAAGAGGGACTATGTTAGTTACATAACCCTTAACCGCCCTGAGGCAGCCAATGCTATCGATATCCCAATGGCTGTGGAGCTGGAGGAGGTCTGCCAGAGAATTACCCGCGACCAGGATACCAGGGCAGTCATCATCAGTGGCGCGGGAGGAAAAGACTTCTGCTCTGGAGAAGACCTGGGCCAATTTTCTGGAGATATCCTCGGTGATCCACCATCCCTCTCTGCGCTGAAGGAATTCACTCTCCGCTACAATGTGGCAGCAGTGGTGGCAGCCATTCACTGTCCCGTTGTGGCTGCTGTCAATGGGGATGCCTTCGGGGCTGGTTTAGCTTTATCACTAGCCTGCGATCTCAGGATTGCCTCAGAGGAGGCTTCTTTTGCTGTTCCCGATCTCAGCCGTGGTTATCTTGCGGCGAGTGGCATTACACAATGGCTGCCGCGGATTGTGGGTCGGGGCAAGACAATGGAGATAATTCTTACTGCTCAGCCCATCGATGCTCATGAAGCGTATCGTATTGGGTTGGTTCACCGGCTCGTCCCATCGCACGAGGTTCTTCCCGAAGCGGAGAAGCTGGCCAGGGAGATAGCCTCCAGGGCGCCTATTGCCATGAGGTATGCCAAGGAAGCAGTGAATAAGGGGATGGATCTAACCTTGGAGCAGGGGCTGAGGCTCGAATGTGATCTTTACATGATTCTTCAGACAACCCAGGATCGCATTGAAGGCATAAAGGCTTTCCGTGAGAAGAAACAGCCTCGCTTCAAAGGAGAATAG
- a CDS encoding heme ABC transporter ATP-binding protein, with translation MNAVRLERVSFAYDGRPVLENTDLSVQEGEMVGLIGPNGSGKTTLIRLIGGVLHPAEGEAHLDGLDLRCAKRKAVAQRVAVVPQQFQMSFAFRVEEVVMLGRTPFLKVFSDGARGDRAVVNQAMELVGITHLRERFFSELSGGERQKVILGMALAQQPRLLLLDEPTAHLDINHQVEILQLLKRLNREHGITIIAAMHDLNLASLYFQRLVLLKEGRIFADGTPSAVLTPDIIGQVFSAVVQVQSHPLAGVPYVFVLPHGDNH, from the coding sequence ATGAACGCTGTTAGATTAGAGCGTGTTTCCTTTGCTTATGATGGCAGGCCAGTGCTGGAGAACACCGATCTCTCCGTTCAGGAGGGGGAGATGGTTGGCCTGATTGGGCCCAATGGCTCGGGAAAGACCACTCTTATCAGGCTCATCGGCGGTGTTCTCCATCCTGCTGAAGGAGAAGCACACCTTGATGGTCTTGATCTGCGCTGTGCGAAGCGGAAGGCGGTGGCACAAAGGGTGGCTGTAGTCCCTCAGCAGTTCCAGATGTCCTTTGCCTTCAGGGTCGAGGAGGTGGTGATGCTGGGGCGAACCCCGTTTCTGAAGGTATTTTCTGATGGAGCAAGAGGCGACCGGGCTGTGGTCAACCAGGCTATGGAGTTGGTGGGAATCACGCATTTGAGAGAGAGGTTTTTCAGTGAGCTGAGCGGCGGTGAGCGTCAGAAGGTAATCTTGGGCATGGCCCTGGCCCAGCAACCCAGGTTGCTCCTGCTCGATGAACCAACCGCGCATCTGGATATCAACCATCAGGTGGAGATTCTGCAACTGCTGAAGAGACTCAACCGTGAGCATGGCATCACTATTATTGCTGCCATGCATGACCTCAATCTGGCCTCACTCTACTTCCAGCGTCTTGTCCTGCTGAAAGAGGGTCGCATCTTTGCTGATGGAACGCCCTCTGCTGTTCTGACTCCAGATATAATAGGGCAGGTCTTCTCCGCCGTGGTGCAGGTGCAATCGCACCCCCTGGCTGGAGTGCCTTACGTTTTTGTCCTGCCCCACGGGGACAATCACTAA